Below is a genomic region from candidate division KSB1 bacterium.
TGGTATGGACCCTTTGTTCCGCCTGCCGAGGGGGGACTGCAAAAGTACGACCTCTGGGCATTCATGCTCATGAACAAGGTTTTGGTCCAGTACCACGAGATTACCGGGGATGAACGTGCCTTGGGGGCAGTAGTCCGCTGTCTGAAGACAATGCACCAGCACCTGACCACCTACCCCCTCTACAACTGGGGGCGCTTCCGCTGGTTCGAAAACCTCATCCCCATCTACTACGCCTATCGACACACAGGGGAGGCCTGGCTCCTGGAGCTTGCCCGCCTGCATCACCAGCAGGGGTTTGACTACCCGACTTTGTATCGGCAAGAGGATGTGACAGTGCCCACGCCGCGCCGTGGCCTGTGGAAATGGACCAAACACGTGGTGAACACCGCCATGGCCGTCAAGGCCGCGGCCCTCTGGTGGCAGCTGAGCGGAGACCCTGCAGCACGTCGTTTCCCCTTTGAGATGCTCGCCATGTTGGACCGCTACCATGGCCAGGTCACCGGCGTCTTCTCCGGCGATGAATGCCTCGCAGGGAAGAACCCCTTGCAGGGCACCGAGCTCTGCGCGGTGGTGGAGCTGATGTACTCGTTGGAGCACCTACTAGCCGTTTTCGGGGAACCAGAAGTGGCCGACCGTTTGGAAAAGGTGGCCTTCAACGCGCTGCCAGCTACTTTTTCGCCCGACATGTGGGCCCACCAATACGACCAGCAGGTCAATCAAGTGCAGTGCACCGTCAATCAGGAACATTTGTGGACTACCAATGGCCCGGAATCGAACATCTACGGCCTTGAGCCCAACTTTGGCTGTTGCACGGCAAACATGCACCAGGGCTGGCCAAAGTTCGCCGCCCATCTCTGGATGCGTACCCCAGACGGTGGACTTGCTGCAGTCGCCTACGCGCCCAGCGCTGTGACGCTTGACCTTCACGGCGCCACGGTCACCGTTGCCCTGGAAACCGACTACCCATTCCGCGAAGAGCTCACTTTCAACGTGGAAACTTCCGAGACGGTGCGCTTCCCACTCTGGCTGCGCATCCCAGCGTGGGCAGAGGGGGCCCATGTGGACGTCAAAGGTGACGGCAGACCGAGGCTCCGGCCGGGCACCTTTGTCAAGATCGAGCGCGAGTGGCGCGGCTCCACCCGCTTCACCTTGACGCTCCCCATGAAGCCGCGGGTGCAGCGCCGCTACAACGATGCCGTAGCCATTGAGCGCGGGCCTTTGGTCTATGCGCTCAAGATAGGTGAGGAATGGCGCCAGGTCAATCAGGATAAACCTCACCGCGAAAAGCCCCACGCGGACTGGGAGGTCTACCCAACCAGCCCCTGGAACTATGCCCTCCGCATAGACCCCGCGGAGCCGCAAAGGTATGTCACCTTCGAGGAACGGCCAGTGGGTACCCCACCCTTCTCGCCGGAAGGGGCCGGCATGATCGCCAGGATCAAGGGCAGGCTTCTTCCCAATTGGAAGTTGCAGCATGGATGGGCCGGAGAAACACCGCCCAGCCCGGTACAATCGGACCAGCCCCTTGAGGAACTCACCCTGATTCCCTACGGCTGCACCAATATTCGCATCACCGAGTTTCCGCAGCTGGTGGAGTAACCGCCTACAGCGCTGACAAGAGTCGAGGGGTTGTGACAAACCTTGGGCGCGAATCTGGTCATCAATCTGTGTCTATCTGTGGTTTCAATTCAACCACGGATTAACACAGATTCTCCCTGATGAAGGTAGCTGGAGCGCCGCGAAAGACAACGAGCGCCAATCGGCGGTGAACAAGAAACCGCTGATAACGCTGATAAGAGCCGAGGGACTGTGACAAAAGCTTGAGCGCGACCCTTGTCGTTGATCTGTGTGTATCTGTGT
It encodes:
- a CDS encoding glycoside hydrolase family 127 protein, which gives rise to WYGPFVPPAEGGLQKYDLWAFMLMNKVLVQYHEITGDERALGAVVRCLKTMHQHLTTYPLYNWGRFRWFENLIPIYYAYRHTGEAWLLELARLHHQQGFDYPTLYRQEDVTVPTPRRGLWKWTKHVVNTAMAVKAAALWWQLSGDPAARRFPFEMLAMLDRYHGQVTGVFSGDECLAGKNPLQGTELCAVVELMYSLEHLLAVFGEPEVADRLEKVAFNALPATFSPDMWAHQYDQQVNQVQCTVNQEHLWTTNGPESNIYGLEPNFGCCTANMHQGWPKFAAHLWMRTPDGGLAAVAYAPSAVTLDLHGATVTVALETDYPFREELTFNVETSETVRFPLWLRIPAWAEGAHVDVKGDGRPRLRPGTFVKIEREWRGSTRFTLTLPMKPRVQRRYNDAVAIERGPLVYALKIGEEWRQVNQDKPHREKPHADWEVYPTSPWNYALRIDPAEPQRYVTFEERPVGTPPFSPEGAGMIARIKGRLLPNWKLQHGWAGETPPSPVQSDQPLEELTLIPYGCTNIRITEFPQLVE